In the Callospermophilus lateralis isolate mCalLat2 chromosome 7, mCalLat2.hap1, whole genome shotgun sequence genome, CATATATGATTTCTGCTTATAGTCATTCAACAATATTCATGGAGTTCCACTCAGTCCTAAGAAATAAATTGTTTGGGgagattttaaagaaaaagaaaattaacttcTACTCCTAGCTTTTAACTTCTTGAGAGAAAAAGTAGAGAAAGATCACCCAATGTCTATAGCCACACTGACTCTGGCTGATTAGGTATCTAGGTGAGGAAGCTTTGAGGACCTCCACCTCATTCAGGTGGGGTGAGGAACATGTTTATCCAGAGAAATGTCAGGGAAAAATGCAAAAGGGAGTGGGAATGGAAGAAGATAATTTGGTGGTTTCAGACACATTTCAGTGACTTTCAACAAATACTTGCTTATGTGAAATGAATGAAAAGGCAAGGATGTGAGATTTTTCAAAAGACAATTGGAAATTCCAACCTCAGAAGGGAGTCAAGGAATGACCTGCAAAGAAATGATAAACCATGGGCTCTAATGAGGCTACCCAGAGAAAAAGTACAGTGTGAGCAACTGAGCAGGCTAAGTCTAGAATTCTTGAAGATGCTTACAAAAACTGTTTAAGAGTGCATgtgagtatacacacacacacatacacatacacacacaaaaagctaAAGAGCAATCAAAAAGGAGAGTGCCTCTCACCAAAGACAAAATCAGAATCACAAGAAACTAGAAAAGAATAAGATGAGGAGGAACTTTCTTCTTGGGTGATCATCAAACCAGTCATAAAATTAGAGTTTAGTTTTTGTggggaagacaaaaaaaaaaatcagcggtTCTGACTTTGAAGGAAGACACAAAGCTGGGAAGGACTGAAGTACCACCAGAGACTGAGGGGAAGCAGCGGTGGAGGAGGAGTCACTGCAGCCTGGAAAGAGGTATGCACTCGCCCAGGAAACAGTGTCCTGCTGGAGCCTCAGGGATCCCGTCAATCCATAGTGCCAGAGATAAATGTTAGCCTTAGAAAGGAGTAGAGGAACGCCGCTCTCAGAAACAGGAGAGGAGGCTAGGCTAAGAAGAAAGCAAGGCTGTTTCCagtggagaaaaaggaaatggAGAATGAAATTGAACTTTCTACCATCTCTCAGAGTGAAAGAACCAGAAGGAACTGTGGTCTTTGGAAAATGTAAAGGGGCTTGATAAAGCTAAGAAAGTCAGACAGGCATAACTCAGGAATTTAGAAAAGGTGTGCACTCTTGTCCTCATGATTCATTCACTGAGAGAACTAATattggagtttttatttttctaagtgcTTATACGCATATTAATTAACACTAGCTCACTTAACTCAGAACGATCCTTAAGGAAGCTTTATTAAAATCCCAATTTTGAGATCAGGAAACCAAAATacagagatgaaaaaaaaaaatgatgcaatCTGTCTTTGCATTGCCTTTCCTATGGAGTTAGACAAACCAAGGTTGTTTCACTCCAAAACTGTCTCCCATTCTAGAATACCTTATCTTTCCCATTGCTTATTACCAAATTCCTGCTCTCTCTGTTCATGATTGCTTACTCTGATTTGCTATTTCTGGTCTGGGCTGTCTCAGAGGACCTTCCAATATTAGAAATAccctttctggggctggggatttagctcagtggtagagtgtttgcctggcatacatgaggccctgggttcaatccccaatttgcaaaaaaaaaaaaaagaaagaaatgcactATCTTTCCAGCAAAATTTTCACGAAGGATTACATTAATCATTAAGGATTACTTCACGTGTATCTTTTCTGAGATGGCCTCTCTTTTCAGATAGGCCTGAGATAGATATTCTCTTGCTCATACCCTGCACAATGCAAATGTGGAGGACACTACTTAAGCTTTTCTGTCATTGGATTCCCAaggtacctttgtgtttacactgATGTCAGCTCCTTAAGAATGTTAGAACTTCAGGGAGGGAAAAGGCAGTTTAATCTTCCTTATCAGCCTTATTTCCATGATGTTAGTTAACAAATACCCTTTGCAGTTTTCAAAACCCTGTTCTTGAGAAAATCCAATTCTCTGTATTCACACCTGTAGCTGACTTCGGCTGTAGATACTCCTCcttcaaagcaaaaaaaaaaaaaaagaaaaaaaaataggtgcaAACTCTATTGAGAGTTTGGAGATGACAGTAGAAAAAAGATGACCTTGCAGAGAAAGGGCCCATTCAGTAGCTTCCATTTCTTAAATGAAAAATGAAGAACTATGGCAAAAATGAGGATGTAAGAATGTAAAGCAGAAAGTGTCAGAAGGACAGGATGTGAGGACCAGAAATTTGAGGAAATAAGAGATTCAAGATCATTACTGTGAAGAATGAGAAGGCTATGTTACAAAAGAAACAAGATATTTGGGCCCTATGAATACTAATTTAGGGCTATGAATTCATAGGATATCAATTTCTGAAATTTACTGGGCATCATAATAGCTCAGAATTGAGCACACAAGccctgacacatgcctataatcccagcagcttgggaggatgaagcagaagaatcacaagttcaaagctagcctgagCATAGTGAGGTCCTAAAGCAAATTATGAAgactctgtctataaataaaaaataaaaaagcattgaGCACACCAATCTTAGAGTTGTAATGGAGCATTACATCACACCTTCTGTCAGAATACCCATATGCCAACCTCCACTCTGATGTGGCATACAGACATCCTAATGCACTCTCACAGAGGCTCTGTGTCTCTTTGTAACACTTAGTACACATGGCTGATACATGACAGAGCTATAAGACAGAAGGAGTCAGGATCCTGTGGACAATGGAAACTTCATGTCAGACCTGATATACATAGATTTGTGTGTAACAGAAACAAACTCAGATCTTAAGTCACTAGTACTTTCACGTTTTCTGCCTCCCACAGTTGATCCTAACTAACCAGCAAAAAATCTCCaattaactaaaaagaataacatAGCCACAAAAGTACTCATGTTAAACCACAGTCAAAATGACTACAAATAAAGGGTTTAAATGGTGAGTAATATCGATGTTAAAATAACTTTAATTCTTTATGGAATTAatatattagaaatttttttactaattttataaatatagggtaatgatatttataataaggaatttcataaaaatgataaatgaaGACATGAACAATTGCACATATTGCCtcagcattttctttatccaacatttattgagtactaTACCATGCTAAACAGTATGTTGGCTGCCAGGGATATGAAGATAAAACAAGGAGTCCCTACCATTGAGGAGTTCACAGAGACAAACAGATGATTTTATGTATTCTAATTTccagtattatttatttatttctgaacaTAAGTAGTTGATTAAGCAAATagacaatttctttttctttttctttttttttttaacctgtagaAAAGAAATCAACTTTGGTAGAGAAAAGGGCTAACTGTAATTTGTCTCTCTGAGCAgtagagggcaacagaacatcaaagtgACAGCTTGAGTAAGCCTCTGTGGACCATGATGTAGGCCTTTTTCTATAAAAGCAATTTATTCAACCAAGTGTTTTTTTCCCCAGACTCAATAACATATATTTAACTATGAATATACAAATTGCACAAATTCATTCTGAATAAAATACATTCATGACTTGACAAAAATAACaattttgtggggctggggttgtagctcagtggtagagcacttgcctagcatgtgtgaggcatctgGTTCAActctcatcaccacatataaataaataaaataaaagttcactggcaactaaaaaatattttttaaaaataattttaatttattcctgtggcatttatcatttttaaattttttctccaTGTTATAAAATCATGAAAATTCATCATTCAAGAAAATACatttaatctgttttttttttctcataagtaTTGTAGATCACTTCTTTCTTATTGGTGTCTTCCCAAGATtaattaataaaacacaatgtggTCACCAGCTGTGGGTTTTgacaagaattaaaaaatttCTTCAAATTACTTGTGAGTAGCATCTCTTTGCATCATAAAATTTGACAACCTTCATTTATGTCATCTCCTTTGACTataattcatataaaaatattcatgtgATCAAAGCTTTTTAAATTGCACTAAAGCATTTTATATTAATCCACGGTGTGTTTTCTATGAAAAAGAAGGGGAAAATGGCTTTTCTTCATCATGTTTTGTTTAAGATTACTGTGGAAATGCTCCTCTAGGTGCCAGTGAATAAGTTAACTCTCATTTGGAAAGTTATCAGCTGGCAGTTATTTGTGGAGTTCCAGTAAATGCTCAActtataagtattcacagaaggaaatattttaaatttgagcTAGGGCagtttcctaggatttctgtaacAAATTACCAGAAACCCCATGACTTAAGACAATAGAAAATTACTCTGTCCTAGTTCAGGAGGCAGAAaatcaaaataaaggtgttggcaGAGTGTGTTCCTTCTAAAGGCTCAGAGGAGATTCTGTTCCTAGCCCCTTTTCTAACTTGTGGTGGCTGCCAGCAATCCTTGTTTTTGACTTTTAACTGCATCACTTTAATCCCTGCCTTTGTCATAAGAGGTATTCACCCTATATGTGTCTCTGGGTCTTCCCGTGACCTTCTTATAAGGTCATCAATCATTGGATTTGGGGGCACATTCTAATCCTGTATGGCCTCATCTTAACTAATTACATTTGCAAAGACCTTATTTCTAAACAAGATCATATTCTGAGGTTCCAATGGACATGAATTTTGCAGATTCCTTTTTCAATCCACTACAAATAGTAAGGCTATTTTGTATGTcttcaaaaaaaatatttaaaaggaagaaaagtattttctctatggaaaTGAGTACCACATATATTCTATCAAAATAGATACATACCAAAATGTACTcaactaaattttttaatttactttattttcatattcatgttatTTATGTTATCTTGTACAGGAGTTTTGAAGTGTATAATAAAATAATCCATTCATTATACACTAAGTATAACATAATATGTATGCTGATCATTGTCAAcaaatagtgtgtacattttattaaccctgtagaattaataaataaaggaagatATAGTAAAATCTTACTATAAGTAGAGTCCAAAAAGTTCTATTATGTAAGAATTATGGCCACATTATtgcaaggttaaaaaaaaaacaaatttctcaaGTAGATTTCCAGTTAATGTGCATTTTTTTTAGAGGCATCAATCTTTAATAACTTACAGGCAAATGCTAAAAAATAGTTAATACAGAGAACACACATGGCTTATAAAAAGGATTGTGGATATACAAATGTGAGGGAGAGATCTTGGTATTTTCACACagacacaaaaaataaagactaTTATGACTGGCATTTCTATAAAAGCAGCTGGGGAACCCTCCAGCTGGAAGAAGGGAGAATGGGAAGATAGTTCTCATTCATCCTAAATGCATTCTCAGAACCTTCTACCCCCCATAAAATACATCCAAACAATAAGCTAGAGAAGGAAAACAAGAAACAAACCCGAGGTAGAGTCAgcatttacatttgtctccaatcTTGCAGCCCCTACTTCTCCAGAGGAGAGAATAAAGGAGATATGTGCAAAAACAGCCCCTCTCCCATCCCGTCCCCCAGTGTGGCACCAAAACAGGACCCCCTTGATCCTCGGTCCTTCATTAAGGTGCACAGATCCTGCACTCTGGGCTGACCAAGAGGTCACAGGCCCTGCCTGGCTATCCAAGTGTACAGACCCCTAGTACATGGGGAGGAACAGCCTCAGGTCACCGTCTCTTCTTGCTTGCCCGGGCCACCTTCTTCCTCTTGAGGATCATCTCATACAAGCGCTCAAGGCCTGGCTGCAAGCCCAGCCCATCCACAGCACTGCAGCCCTGCACGTGGGTGAGCGTGGCAGCTGCCAGCTCACGGACTGCCAGCCTCTTCTCCACCTCTGCTGTGCTGAGTGCCCCAGGCTGGTCCTGCTTGTTGGCCAGCACCAGGACGGGAACGCCCTGGTTGTCTGAAGCCCGACTGATTCGATGCAACTCCATCTTGGCCTCTTCTAGTCGCTCAGTCTCTGCAGCATCTACTACAAACACCAGTCCATCTGTCCGGCGGGTGTAGGAGCGCCAAAGTGGTCGCAGCTTCTCCTGACCCCCAACATCCCATACTTGGAAGGTGATTCCGCGGGAGCCCCCCAAGGGCACCCGGATCTTCTCAGTGTTGAAACCTTTTGTGGGGACCGTCTGAACAAACTCCTTGAACTTGAGGCGGTAAAGGAGGGAGGTTGTGCATTTTAATTTATGTTtacatttataaaatgtataagaaacaaattatgttaaaattgtaccatatattaaatttaaaaagcctTAAATAATCACAGAGCACTCTTCACCCTGCATACCTTTAGCCTGTCCCCATTTGAGAATTGCAGCCGGGTAAAGTATGAAAC is a window encoding:
- the LOC143403973 gene encoding ADP-ribosylation factor-like protein 4D codes for the protein LLYRLKFKEFVQTVPTKGFNTEKIRVPLGGSRGITFQVWDVGGQEKLRPLWRSYTRRTDGLVFVVDAAETERLEEAKMELHRISRASDNQGVPVLVLANKQDQPGALSTAEVEKRLAVRELAAATLTHVQGCSAVDGLGLQPGLERLYEMILKRKKVARASKKRR